The sequence atacttatcaggctgatagcctgtacagggtgatcaatcacccaaaccaatacgagtgcagccactggatgtattatatatgcatacctaaaatttttgattatggatcagcagctagtatgttctgaTTATGTTCtgttatgataaacggacatatcctagagatatgtatcatggagaatttccgttacgtgagtttaatgttttaatcagtgttattgaatcgtttatggaaaaactacgcagttcactaaaggtctaggcaggtaagcttgcttgtagagtggttactccatgtagaATGGTAGCTTTGCGATGGGGGCATGTCCGTATTCGAGAATGTGCGGAAACGAttgatgaataagctatagtacTAGTTttcttagcccaacgtttttcaactcgtaggatggtgaggataacaaaatgctctccgtctaagtggttttcatagcgaaatccaagtcgtgcattcTAGTCACGTGAGTGTTAATATAAActattcccacaattgatttcagcatcaatgtctatataatcactgcccagttgtagaccAATGTAGCCTGGGCAGCTCCTTTgatgtgaggtgtgaaagtgttacatatacttGTATGTAATACTAAGAAATTTGGTTTAGAATTATGATACTGTTAATCTAATTCCATATTAACATTCAATACATTACTTACAGTTTATCCACCTTCATACTGTGATTTATGATGAAAGAGTGCAAGTAAATTAATCTATGTGGCAACTTTTGTGTATTTGTAGTGATAGCgctgttaccatggtaacactTATAGTTGACCTGCGTTGTGTTACCATGTTAACCATACAGCATAACGGGAGGAAATTTGGACGAATTTGGCGATTGTtgcaattcgtcaaatttttcctcGTCAAAGCTCACATGACTGGTTAATTAGAATACTGAAGTCAGCacattcgtcaaaattttccttgtaaatACTTGACAACAATGAATTTTTTCCCCGTCAAATTATTACGCCGTACGGTACATAGTTGACCTGTGTAGCTGTACTGGTATAGGGTCTCTAATAAATTCCAACAGTGGAAGCCATACCTGCAGTAAGAATAACATCCTGTACAAGCTGTGATGTGGAAGGGGTGTGGCAAGCCCAAGTTTTGTGTAGCCTATGTAGACCACTTCCCCTTTGTTTTGAGCTGGGAGAACTCTTCTCACCCAAACACAGAAAACCATCCTGGCCACACACAACAAATATTTCATGTTGGTAAATACATGATCATTGTAAAGTATTGATGGAACTGGACACAGTAGATattgtagttactgtatagagggaaactttgatgCCGGTTTAAATTTTTCCTCAGCCAAAATTTGTAAAGTCCTGCACGTGATATTTTAAGAAAGCTGTGTGGTGATGTCGATATGGAAGTATTTTAATCGTGTCTCTTCTGAACTGGTGAAACGCGATGAGGGACTACCTGAACCAACAGGTCCGTTGAACAAGTCTGTGCCAGTGAAGGCTATTGAACTCGCTAATGCTGAAGTTAAGAAAGTACAGGCACGTGAGAGTGGAGGTTCGACAAGTGGAGGTAAAAGAGGACCGTATCAAATTCTGACACCTGCCTAGAGACATGAAATTGGCAAGAGGGCAGCGGAACACAGCACAACGGTTTCCTTATATTACTATGCCGAAAAGTATCCGAAGCTAAAATTAACAGAACCTAGTGTGCAGATGTTTAAGAACTTGTACAAAGAGTTATCAGGCAATCCAGACCAGCAAGGTGCTTCCAATAAATCTGATGATGCTAATGTTGACACTGATGAAGATGCTAAACTAAAGGTTAAACAAGAGCCAGTGAAGGAATTGCTACGGAAGAAACAGGGCCGACCATTTCTTCTTCCAGATGAATTGGATCATCAAGTCCAGGTGTATTTAAAGGATCTTCGTAAACGAGGTTTGCCGATTAATTCAGCTGTAGTAACAGCAGCTGCTGAAGGGATCCTTATGAATAAGAATACTACTTTGGTATCAAAGAATGGTGAGGGTGGTATCAAAGTTAAACTAACAGATGATTGGGCTAAGTCGTTGCTAAAAAGAATGGGCTATGTTAAGCGGAAAGCCTGTAGTAAGGCCAAAGTAGATGTTGAAAGATACGAGCAGTTAAAGGATGAATTTCTCCTAGAAATCAAGGTGATTGTTAACATGGATGAAATACCACCAGAATTAATCATAAACTTTGATCAAACTGCACTGAACTATGTTCCAGTATCTCATTGGACAATGGATCAAGAAGGGGCCAAGAGAGTTGAAGTAGTAGCCAAAGATGACAAGAGACAGATTACTGCAGTTTTTGCTGGTTCATGTTCTGGCCACTTTTTACCACCACAGTTAATTTATGAGGGCAAGACCAGTCGATGCCTACCCAACTATGAGTTTCCTTCATCATGGCATATTACGAAGACGGAGAAACATTGGTCAAATGAACATTCTATGAGGGATTATTTTGAAAAAATCATTTTTCCATATATTGACGAAAAGAGGAGTGAATTGAAACTCAGCAATGAACAGCCAGCTTTACTGATCTTTGATAACTTCAAGGCACAGTGCACCCCTCCCTTACTATGCCTTCTTGATAGACACAATGCCAATGTTGTACTGATACCACCAAACTGTACAGACAGACTGCAGCCACTAGATCTAAGCGTTAATAAAGCTGCTGAAGACTTTTTACGTAGAAAGTTTAGAGAATGGTATGCAAAGCAAGTGTGTGTACAACTGGATGGAGCACAGAACAAACCAGTAGATCTTTGGCTAAGTATCCTCAAGCCACTAGGTGCTGAGTGGATTGCATCATTATACAAGTACATACTGGACAATCCATCCATTGTCAAGAATGGGTTCAAAGCTGCTGGCATTCTTGAAGCTACTGCTAtatgtgatgatgatgattgatattattatagctattaaacagaCATTTTGCATTTATTAATTCATTATATGTGATTCATGAATTTAATTAGCTAGATTTTTATATAACTACTTACAAGGGAACAGAGACATATGTTTGTGGTCAAAACAGTCAATTAAATGTGCCATCATAGATTCTTGCTTAAACTGCAATTTTTACCATGTGTAATGGCTGTGGAATTTGCAATGGCAAGCAAACCACAATCAGTTGTGCCCTTCTGCTTTTGGCTGCAAGAAACAGTAACGATTAGTTTAATAGATTTGCTCCACTGGAATAAATTGTAAACAACAGCCTCTGTTTCCATGTCACAATATGGGAACAATGAGTCATATATGTTTACTTGGTTAAGTGCACAACCCACGGTGCTGGCAACTATCCAATGGTGACGGGaataacaataaattatttgtatTTTACTCGTTTTCGGTCAAGTTTAGCTACTTGCTCTGTAACAATGTTGACTGGAGACCATTCAGCTTGTTATACTGTTCCTTTAGCAATTGTTGTGCTAAATTGATGTCATCGTCAGACAATTCACTGCCCATTATTATCCCTTCCGAATCAAACACCTTAGATCTTTTCTTCAGAGGAGAATGTACATCTTTATCCTCTGAGAAATGAGTAAGATCAACAACAGTTCTCTGTTCTTCAGTACTTTGTAAAACAGAGCTGCATGGAACCAAATCTTTACCTGCCAACAATTTGATCTCAGGTTTCATGACTTCTAGGGTGCTCACTTCATGTGTATCTATAGACAAAATCTTAAATGACTTTCTTGTCTTTGTATTCTTGAGAGTCGGCTATGCTGAACGTTAACTCACACAGAAGCTGAAGTCCACAGATCAGATGAGTACTCTCAACTTCCAGTTATTCTACAAACAATATTTCCTCCTCTCCTTATAAATATAGAGCAAACAGAAGATATCGTCCGAGGTACGTGCCCAACCACGTGCATATTTCCATCGATCAGCTTCATCATCGCCACTGCTTGTGGATCGTGTCCGTTACCTGCCTCTCGTACACAAGAAACGTCTTCTCCCACAAATGGATTGGGCCAAATAGATTGGTAGATGTGGTAACCTCTTACTTTCGAATTCACGCGAAACGTAGATACCATTTTTATATTGTGACGTTCAAGCTCATGTTGTTACTCCTTTTAGTGCCCTTGACGTGTTGTAACTCAATTATTGTAGGAAGGGCGTGCGAAACCTGgataattcgtcaaattttattCCGCCAAAGATCATCAGGAAagcaattcgtcaaattttcccttcatcaaagtttccctctatacggtatgttGTAGTGTCATATTAGAGTGTATACCTTTATCACATAATTTCTGACTAACCTGATACAACAACATCACATGATGTAGTACACAGTGTAGCCCAACAAATACTACATGTGTACACTTAACTGTATCCTAAGCCATACTAAACTAACACTATATACCTCTAGTCCATTACCTCTCATGATAATCAGTCCTTATGTCTCTAAGGAAGTTTAGAAGGTACGTATGTATAAACATTCATCCAGTAAGGTCTATCACCATGGTTACCTGtccagaggaggtaggacattTGTGCACACTGCTTACTGTAATTGCTTAATTATTATTTGAATTTCATGTGTAGTTCTTCATAACTTAGAATTATTTACTGAGCCTTCCTCTGTGAATTGTGTACACTTATTTGTTTCACAGGTGAAGGCACTAACATGTCAAGTACTGCTTCAGGGGTTAGGTGATGAACAGTCATGTCAGTGACAATGGTAAGTAATTGggtgtaattattattgttgtcaTGGTAGTGTGAAGGGATGTGTGTTACACTTGTATGCCATATCATTGATGGAATTTTCCAAATACGTGTTTAACCAGTTAGTCCAGGCTGTTGCTAGTGGCAACCTATGCATGGAGCAATGAGAGTTCTAACAAGTTTGTAACACAGAACATTACAGTAAATTGTAATGTTTGTATAAGGGAGAGTATTACACTTCAGCTTCCCTCAGTATGTTCTCTAGTAATGTGCGATAATAAGTTTGCAACTATATCGATTAATCACAATAATTGCATCACAATACGATAGTTATCACGATAGTAAATGTAAATGATAAGATGCGTAATGTAGTACTAAATTTACTTATTTTCTATGAATACAGGTAAAGGCACATCCTGTATGCCCGAAAGCATATATGTCCTGCCAAAATATAGCAAAGTTCAATTTCAgaaaacaattagaatacacaATTGAATAAACAAATAATGCTTGAATTGTTTGAGTAATTCCAGCAAAGTAAGAATGTCTAATACTGGTGCTCACGATGatcacaagctattatcatatcacgataatgaaCCACTGCGATATGATTATCACACTATCgatattattgcacatcactaatgTTCTCATAATAAAGGTTTGACCTTATCAATAAATGACTATGTCTCAGTAGTGTCATCCCCAGCTGCTCACGTGCTTGTTTACACAAAGGCCATCTGGTGACATTATTCCAACTTCTTGGTCCAAGAAATGAGCATCAATAAAGTACAGGTGTATAGTGTGGTTGCCTAAACGTCTTTGTTCTAATTTTACGTGCATCAAGTTTTAGTCAGCATTTATTAGTCACACCAGCAAGTTTTGTAAAGTAACGctcatttaaacagctggaAGGTTTATTTACTTGAATGTACTATTAACATGAATGAGCACAAGAAACACATTATGCgatcttcatggacttaccagtgtcctcctttgtgtcccattcatctctgctgacagtgaaaagtgttgatttgtgatagcacgtgatggattccctttgtaacggaaatcatctgtatttttcataatggctattttgattgcagaggtgctttttgaacagttcttgatttgtactgctgtgtaacgggttgaacatagctgacaatgaaggctaatggatacttcacttttcagataataaAAGATACGTTTAACTGGGGTGCgtggcacgatttctttcttttgaatacttcactttcaggTGATactattgatatagctggggcatgtgatgccatttcagatgtggtatgtgtgggttcaccagtcataataaaaagttaacaaacaagtacacaaaaggatttggaattttcaactagagtagggaccatagcacatcactaaaaaagtactgaaacaagttggagtagtgcacgacattaaatcacagtaaaacaataagaagtgttatatccctactgtgcatttccattatggtatcttgaacacagtaggaatataacacttcttattgttttactgtgatttaatatcatgcactactccagcttgtttcagtagtttttatcgatgtgctatagtccattttttgtgtacttgtgccATATTGTACAGTATACACAACATTGTTGATCACATGTTGATCACATGATGATGGTTTACTAACAGGTATATAGTAATCGTACAAGGAGCAGGGCTATCACCATCTTTACAACTTGTGCTGAACTGATCTATACTATGAGTGATGTGTTCCCAGTAagtgtgtatatgtaatagttgtaacatggacatGATGGCTTTgtctgtacgtatgtatgtatgtatgtatgtatgtatgtatgtatgtatgtatgtatgtatgtatgtatgtatgtatgtatgtatgtatgtatgtatgcctgACAGCCCGAGggctgagggcatacatatcatagggatcaaagaaaaataatgaaacaagagaatagctagcaagagaggttgtctatacctggaGATAATAGTATTATACTAATGGACGTTTATTCCTTGTACTTTAGTCTATACCCATAACCatattagggattaaatttcagtatatctgcaggtataggcaacctatctaaattgaatttaaaaaaaaacaaacattaTAGAAACTAGTTGGAAGGTATTGGGATTGGACTGAACACATTTTTGGATTTGGTCATGTCTAGTCAATTTTGTCAAGTTGTTGTGAAGGAAAGTAATATTCCAGGAAAGCCCTTACCtcaatgatccctaatatatgcTACAGTTACTGTTTGATAGAACATAAAAATGCTCTAACTGAACATTTTCGATTTCAGATAACCAAAAgccactgtacatgtgtgctgttATGTTCATTCCCATACTCCATTCCCTGTTCCCATACTACAGGCTGCCCCTAAAGAACTACTCAACCCAGTAATCCCCCAGTATGTGGAGACTTTTGCTGTATTGTTGAGCACACCCTCAGGGCAACATGATGATGACATTGCTCATGTGATCCACAAAGAGGTCATTAGTCATTGACCACTCTACTAAGGGAATTCCCCAAAATGATGGCTGGTCACCTAGCAACTGTGCTGCAACCCATCTGGAATATTGTGATTAGTAGCACTAATGAGTATCCATGGCAACAGTAATGTTGTGTTGTTGGTGTCCTTAGTAACATTAGATATGTCCGTTGTGAGGTGAACAGTTTGATGGGGTCAATTCAAATGGTGGACTCCGATGGTCAGTCAGTCTGTTTATCTGTCTGTATTGTATGTGACTATCAGATGTGTGTAGTAtatcattattattgtatacgtaaaattaggaatttttaagttcagttagggatcatagaaaaagtagggaaacaagggaggtaacCTATCTGCAAAAAATATAGCTGCAAGGCTATAGCAGATTTATCAGCTGCCCACACAATTAGTCGTGGCATAGCCAAGGGTGGGGGTGAGAGGGAATTTTTTTGCCCAACCGTCACAGTTCCTTCACAAACTTTTGTCCAACCATCATATAAGTAGTAGCTAGCTCAAACCTATTTATTCATTACActtgccaaaacttgaaatttggtctgcctgactcactcactcactcactaccTGACCACAAGGGCAAGCCTTATGCCTAGAACCAACGAAACAGCACACGGCCACTATTTTACACTGACTCACTGCCTGACTACAGGCGCAAGCCTAGAGCCAAACGAAACAGCACATGGCCACTACTTTACAGCACAATAACaagctcaccagtgggatgtgccttttggggttccgacgagtgtaggccctctaaACCTTGTCATTTCGtttatctttaatcaggctgcttgtcttcttcatccaacgaaaccatattgaggtgataattttccatatcaaccctttctttcagcagcatactTTAGATGTCACTGAATGTGAACTATGAACTTAAGAGTTTGAGGGAAAACAATTGCATGGAACAGATgcatttttttctcctttctccaccttttcgaACATACTTTCTGTGACGGTTTTGggtaggctgtaggaccaggtgtcctacaggctttcggcacttgtgctgtaaagccttaataaataataaaatacgtAGATGCACAGAAAATGTGCATCAAAAAAGTCCTAAAATTGAAAAAAAGTTAACACCTAAATGGGATCGAACTACTGGTTATATTCTTTACCAATCACACTATTTGTATgacatattatacagtatacacaaCATTGTTGATCACATGTTGATCACATGATGATGGTTTACTAACAGGTGTATAGTAGTCGTACAAGGAGCAGGGCTATCACCATCTTTACAACTTGTGCTGAACTGATCTATACTATGAGTGATGTGTTCCCAGTAagtgtatatatgtaatagttgtaacacggacATGACAGCTTTgtctgtacgtatgtatgtatgtatatatttatgCCTGACAGCCCGAGGGCTGAGGGCATACTTATCATAGGGGTCAAAggataaaaaagtagtgaaacaagttaGGTTGCCTTACCTGCAgacttactagtggacattttatccctactttagtctatacacatgattgaattagggataaaatgttcactagtatatctgcaggcatagacagcctctcttgtttcactaccttttagctattccttgtttcactactatttttCTTTTGATTAGCTTAAACTATAACCTAGTGATGACTAATGAACCTACACATACTGCATTTAAAAAAGAATTTCATCAAGCACATCAAAAAATTAATTGTGCATCTGAACACGTACCTCAACAATCAATTATTGataagtgaagtggtcattgcATTTCATTTTTGGCAGtgttccacctgttacacaacattacaaatgaagaacactatgagaagtGTCTCTATAATGGATAATATGGGCATTTAGCATGATAGCTAGTCGATACAGACAGGAAGCCATGTCACACTATCACGAATTGATACCTTCCAAAAGacctggaacacaaaggaggacaaaggtaagtccgtggtgtgtgtattgtacggGCTGAGGTTGGAAAAATGGACGTGTCAGGGCAAGCAACAtcgaatagtgaagaaatcaagtttGTTGCCTTATCCTTTGTTGAGTATGTTTGACTGGAGGCATcagtagaggtgtgcgatatatcgaaaatttatcgatatcgcgataattttccggtattattattattgtatcgAATTCAATATTTCAAATGCTGATCTCGGTATTTTATCGATTAATCGATATATCGAGAAAATTTAGATAAAGTTACAGTATTTTGgtctgtgattgtgcaatcgTGCTAGAAATAAAGGTCTGTTATGTACGatttagcaattttaaaagcttatctaccagtttcctaggcttGTTAGTAGTACTACATATAGTTCTATTATAGCACATCTATAAATATTGGCCTCCCACGCAATTAATCCACCCACAccatttaattaattatcaaaatcgaatcgatatcgcgatattttacTAATTATGTatcaatatcgtatcgaaatcACACACCCctaggcatcagttagtcaggcaggcaatcagttagtagaaaatttagttgaatttttaaaaataaaaaattatagAAACTAGTTTTTtcgttggtctgaagacatttttgggcttggtcatGCCTAATCAATTTTGTCAAGGTGTTGTGAAGGAAAGTAATATTTCAAGATAGCCCTAACCtcaatgatccctaatatatgcTACAGttactgttgtactgtatgataatacatACAggtgtttttaaaccaggtacacacccacagctggccaaaagctggctgtgggcatgtgcctggttgtctgaaattgtttttgtaaaaatgtgtgtgtacctatctatatATCTATCTACTTATCTcccctatgtttgtccgtacactCCCATGTCAGCAAATCCTTTTAGTGGTAAAGCAGTCAGCCTATGAAAATTGTACACTAGATGAAGCTCATGTTAAAATAGAGCATAGGTAAGTGAGTCAACACCATAgcaggcctcttaggctactagGAAATGCGTATCTCTTCGAATTGAAAAGAAGCATGTCCCTATATGTATGCATATGAAAATGAAGTGTAGCCTTGAGGTTTTGTAGAGAAAATTTGTGGGATAAAACACTATAGACGAACCATAAAAcggttgagaagatacttctgtgcgtaattcCTTTCCATGTTCCCATACTACAGGCTGCTCCCAAAGAACTACTCAACCCAGTAATCCCCCAGTTTGTGGAAACCTTTGCAGTGTTGTTGAGCACACCCTCAGGGCAACATGATGACACTTGTTCATGTGTGATTCACAAAGAGGTCATTAGTTCATTGACCACTCTGCTGAGGGAATTCCCCAAAATTGTGGTTGGTCATCTAGCAACTGTGCTGCAACCCATCTGGAATGTTGTAATTAGTAGTACTATCGAGTATCCATGGCAACAGTAGTGTTGTGTTGTTGATCTCCTTAGCAACATTAGATATGTCCGTTGTGAGGTAAACAGTTTGAGGGGTCAACTCAAATGATGGACTCTGATGGTCAGTCAGTCTGTTTGTCTGTGTTGTATGTGACTATCAGATAtgtgtggtacatatatatcatTATTATAAGGTAAATTAGGGATTTTTCAGTTcagttagggatcatagaaaaagtagggaaacaaatgAGGTCACCCATACCTGCAAATATacgtactagtgaacatttaatccctaattcagtcaagGGTATTAGTGTTACACCAATAATCGGTTGATTAATTGCTAGcagccgatattagctaattttgaAAATATCGGTATTGGTTACAAAGCAGACTAATTGGCCAATTAATCAAAACCCACAACCAATCAGTAAAGACAGTAATTATCATGTGATAGTAAAAAGGAAGTGGTGAACACAATGGTCAATAGTAAAACATTTATTTTTATAACTGTTTAGGCTTGTTTGTCTGCGAAAAGTATAGCTGCAAGGCTATagcaggctgtgtatatttatcggctgCCCACGCAATTATTCGTGACATAGCCAAGGGTGGGGATGAGCGGGCAACTGTCACCAATTTTTTCCCAAACATCATAAGTAGCTAGCTCAATGCTAGTTATTCGTTGCACTTGAAATTTGGTccgcctcactcactcactcactcactcactcactcactcactcactcactcactcactcactcactcactcactcactcactcactcactcactcactcactcactcactcactcactcactcactcactcactcactcactcactaccTGACCACAGGTGCAACCCTAGAGCCAAAGAAAATAGTACAcagccacaataacaaactcaccagtgggatgtgcctcttggggttctgacaagctCTCTGACCCTTGTCGTTTTGTTtattttcaatcaggctgcttgtcttcttcatccaatgaaaccatatcgaggcattaattttctatcaaccctttctttcagcagcatatttagatgtcactgaattatttcagagctggatttcagaagcacttcagtttcggtgctactataagaggtatactagctagatatatCTGCAACTTTGCAATTGGGATCCAGTTTGCAATAGGTTCGCCCATCAAATagagatctaggtggactaatagtgataaagtgcggagaccacacctcttaacaatctagctatttacttaacagtaaacaagatgacctcaccccttattggtctagctagctgcacacctcttggttGACTCAAGAtagaacaatcaactactctaatagaacatccatcattaaaaatTCTTTACACTAGATAATAACTCCTAGACCCTTTGAACTTGAACTTTGAACTCAAGCCATACTGCTGCATTTATGCTGCATCCTCAATCATTTTTCCTTTGGTGTGGTGTGTGATAGTAATGGATTGTGTTATTGCAAAAACAgtgaacaaacaagtgtaagggtaattttaaaattttacatttggttAGAGCTCATATACGTAAGAAATAAGGAGCTCATCTATGCCTACAGCTATATACCAGTGGACAATTCATTCCAACTCAGTCGTATACAGagtagggctgggatgaatCTTCAGATGTTTCGTGGAtttgaaggttaagtaaactttgaattataaaagtatcctttgaACAGACTTGGGGTCAAGTACATTTCAAaatactt comes from Dysidea avara chromosome 4, odDysAvar1.4, whole genome shotgun sequence and encodes:
- the LOC136252616 gene encoding importin-9-like isoform X1 is translated as MSVTMVYSNRTRSRAITIFTTCAELIYTMSDVFPVYSSRTRSRAITIFTTCAELIYTMSDVFPAAPKELLNPVIPQFVETFAVLLSTPSGQHDDTCSCVIHKEVISSLTTLLREFPKIVVGHLATVLQPIWNVVISSTIEYVRCEVNSLRGQLK
- the LOC136252616 gene encoding importin-9-like isoform X2, producing MSVTMVYSSRTRSRAITIFTTCAELIYTMSDVFPAAPKELLNPVIPQFVETFAVLLSTPSGQHDDTCSCVIHKEVISSLTTLLREFPKIVVGHLATVLQPIWNVVISSTIEYVRCEVNSLRGQLK